The following proteins are encoded in a genomic region of Porphyrobacter sp. CACIAM 03H1:
- a CDS encoding MATE family efflux transporter: MTAPAPSSARLVSGSIPGHLVSQTLPAVIGVAAIMSIGIVDAYFIGQLGSAPLAAISFIFPVAVASTSLGVGVMVGINSVVARALGEGDMDRAAKRANFGIVFALACGLVMGLALWLLIDPIFSAMNAPAHLMPLIRVYMAPYAMGFPLSLAIMGFNGVLRGQGEAKRTSTVSITYAAANWVLNPILITGAFGFPGFGIAGSAYATVIGWGVGVCAAMWLLRGTPLPLNLGLLRDCDLAEQARAIIRVGLPASFSNAINPLGLSVLTALVALEGEAAVAGFGAAGRLQSFVIVPLLGLSGAIGAIVGQNWGARRFDRAREATLYAAGFCVVWGLLVAILMMAAGASLARVFTDDPAVVAEFDLYLKIAAWGYAGFGLLIVGNGIMNAVDKAAFALVQSVARVFLVMLPVALMLQPDMGSAAIFTAELAANLFGGVSAILLVRHIFLRQDPAWTPAR, encoded by the coding sequence ATGACCGCGCCCGCCCCTTCATCCGCTCGCCTCGTCAGCGGCTCGATCCCCGGACACCTCGTCAGCCAGACCCTGCCCGCGGTGATCGGGGTGGCGGCGATCATGTCGATCGGGATCGTCGATGCCTATTTCATCGGCCAGCTCGGCAGCGCGCCGCTGGCGGCGATCAGCTTCATCTTCCCCGTCGCCGTGGCCAGCACCTCGCTCGGCGTCGGGGTGATGGTGGGGATCAATTCGGTGGTCGCCAGGGCGCTGGGCGAAGGGGACATGGACCGGGCCGCCAAGCGCGCCAATTTCGGGATCGTCTTCGCGCTCGCCTGCGGACTGGTGATGGGTCTTGCACTGTGGCTGCTCATCGACCCGATCTTCTCGGCGATGAACGCGCCCGCACACCTCATGCCGCTGATCCGGGTCTACATGGCGCCCTATGCCATGGGCTTCCCGCTCAGCCTTGCAATCATGGGCTTCAACGGCGTGCTGCGCGGGCAGGGCGAGGCGAAGCGCACCAGCACCGTCAGCATCACCTATGCCGCGGCCAACTGGGTGCTCAACCCGATCCTGATCACCGGCGCCTTCGGCTTTCCGGGCTTCGGCATTGCCGGATCGGCCTATGCCACGGTGATCGGCTGGGGGGTGGGGGTCTGTGCGGCCATGTGGCTGCTGCGCGGCACGCCGCTGCCGCTCAACCTAGGGCTGCTGCGCGACTGCGACCTTGCCGAACAGGCCCGGGCCATCATCCGCGTCGGCCTGCCCGCCTCCTTCTCCAATGCGATCAACCCGCTCGGCCTCTCGGTCCTGACCGCGCTGGTCGCGCTGGAAGGCGAGGCGGCAGTCGCGGGGTTCGGCGCGGCGGGACGCTTGCAGAGCTTCGTCATCGTCCCGCTGCTCGGCCTGTCGGGCGCTATCGGGGCGATCGTGGGGCAGAACTGGGGCGCGCGCCGATTCGACCGGGCGCGCGAGGCGACGCTCTATGCGGCCGGCTTCTGCGTGGTGTGGGGGCTGCTGGTCGCCATCCTCATGATGGCGGCAGGGGCGAGCCTGGCGCGGGTCTTCACCGATGATCCCGCCGTCGTCGCCGAGTTCGATCTCTACCTCAAGATCGCCGCCTGGGGCTATGCCGGGTTCGGCCTGCTAATCGTCGGCAACGGGATCATGAACGCGGTCGACAAGGCGGCGTTCGCCCTCGTCCAGTCGGTCGCGCGGGTGTTTCTCGTGATGCTGCCGGTGGCGCTGATGCTCCAGCCGGATATGGGCTCGGCGGCGATCTTCACCGCCGAACTCGCCGCCAACCTGTTCGGCGGCGTCTCGGCAATCCTGCTGGTGCGCCACATCTTCCTGCGACAGGATCCCGCCTGGACGCCCGCGCGCTAG